In Nocardia asteroides, a single genomic region encodes these proteins:
- a CDS encoding glycoside hydrolase family 15 protein, giving the protein MNPYPPIADHGMVGDLQTAALVSATGTVDWWCAPRFDSPSIFAALLDREKGGHCQLIANLPEDRMTIRQLYLSDTAVLITRFMTEDGVGEVVDFMDPIRDPAPTGRHRLTRIARVVRGRLPFALTCRPRFDYARAGHTLTLRDEHQAVFAGPGIDLHLQVSGAAALSANGDDVAARFTLTSGESAAFVLTSTDSDAAAPPQPGQETVLAAFEECREFWLSWLHASTYRGRWHEMVNRSAITLKLLTYAPTGAPIAAATMGLPEQIGGERNWDYRYTWIRDGSLAVRALVDLGFTEEAYAFRRWLRARLDAGDTASGEPLQIMYRIDGEPRLEEEVLTHLEGYRRSGPVRVGNAAADQIQLDIYGEAADALARTSDIGGIAGWRVFAGLLDWLVDNWDRPDEGIWETRGGRKNFTYSRLMTWVAFDRGITLATTHSRPADIAGWTRARDAVFTQITERGWSEKRRAFVQHYDTEVLDASLLLMPRMGFLAPDDPAWLSTLDAMGDELVSDSLVYRYDPAASPDGLRGSEGTFNLCSFLYVEALARSGRLTEARYAFDKMLTYANHVGLFAEEIGPSGEQLGNFPQAFTHLALVAAALALDEQLDRAQARAGRAG; this is encoded by the coding sequence GTGAACCCATATCCGCCGATCGCTGACCACGGCATGGTAGGCGACCTGCAGACCGCGGCCTTAGTCAGCGCCACCGGAACCGTCGACTGGTGGTGCGCGCCGCGCTTCGATTCGCCGAGCATCTTCGCCGCGCTGCTCGACAGGGAGAAAGGCGGCCATTGCCAGCTGATTGCCAACCTGCCGGAAGACCGGATGACGATCCGTCAGCTCTACCTGTCCGACACCGCGGTCCTGATCACCCGATTCATGACCGAAGACGGCGTCGGCGAGGTCGTCGACTTCATGGACCCGATCCGGGATCCGGCACCTACCGGCAGGCACCGGCTGACCCGGATCGCGCGGGTGGTCCGCGGCCGCCTGCCGTTCGCGCTGACCTGTCGCCCCCGCTTCGATTACGCCCGCGCCGGGCACACCCTGACCCTGCGCGACGAGCACCAGGCGGTGTTCGCGGGACCCGGCATCGATCTGCACCTGCAGGTTTCGGGGGCAGCCGCGCTGTCCGCGAACGGCGACGACGTGGCGGCGCGCTTCACGCTGACCAGCGGAGAGAGCGCGGCATTCGTGCTGACCAGCACCGACTCGGACGCGGCGGCACCGCCGCAGCCCGGCCAGGAGACGGTGCTGGCCGCGTTCGAGGAGTGCCGCGAGTTCTGGTTGTCCTGGCTGCACGCCTCCACCTACCGCGGGCGCTGGCACGAGATGGTCAACCGCTCGGCGATCACGCTGAAGCTGCTGACCTACGCCCCGACCGGCGCGCCGATCGCGGCCGCCACGATGGGACTGCCCGAACAGATCGGCGGAGAACGCAATTGGGACTACCGCTACACCTGGATCCGGGACGGCTCGCTGGCCGTGCGGGCACTGGTCGACCTCGGCTTCACCGAGGAGGCCTACGCGTTCCGGCGGTGGCTGCGCGCCCGCCTCGACGCGGGAGATACCGCCTCCGGTGAACCTTTGCAGATCATGTACCGGATCGATGGCGAGCCCCGGCTCGAGGAGGAGGTGCTGACCCACCTCGAGGGGTACCGGCGTTCGGGCCCGGTCCGGGTCGGCAACGCCGCCGCCGACCAGATCCAGCTCGACATCTACGGCGAGGCCGCCGACGCGCTCGCCAGGACCTCCGACATCGGTGGCATCGCGGGCTGGCGGGTCTTCGCCGGACTGCTCGACTGGCTCGTCGACAACTGGGACCGCCCCGACGAGGGGATCTGGGAAACCCGCGGCGGCCGTAAGAATTTCACCTACAGCCGGCTGATGACCTGGGTCGCCTTCGATCGTGGGATCACCCTCGCCACCACCCACTCGCGCCCGGCCGACATCGCCGGTTGGACCCGGGCCAGAGACGCGGTGTTCACCCAGATCACCGAGCGGGGCTGGAGCGAGAAGCGCCGGGCCTTCGTCCAGCACTACGACACCGAGGTGCTCGATGCCTCGCTGCTGCTGATGCCGCGGATGGGTTTTCTCGCCCCGGACGACCCGGCCTGGCTCAGCACGCTCGACGCGATGGGCGACGAGCTGGTCAGCGACAGCCTGGTCTACCGCTACGATCCGGCTGCCTCCCCGGACGGCCTGCGCGGCTCGGAGGGCACCTTCAACCTGTGCAGCTTCCTCTACGTGGAGGCGCTGGCGCGGTCGGGCCGGCTGACCGAGGCCCGCTACGCCTTCGACAAGATGCTCACCTACGCCAACCACGTCGGCCTGTTCGCCGAGGAGATCGGCCCCTCGGGCGAGCAGCTGGGCAATTTCCCGCAGGCCTTCACCCATCTGGCGCTGGTCGCCGCGGCGCTGGCACTGGACGAGCAGCTCGACCGCGCCCAGGCGCGGGCAGGCCGCGCGGGCTAG
- a CDS encoding DUF6325 family protein gives MSENDIDMLGPVDYLVIEFPADRPPDGSALPLLRDLVERGVIRVLDLAFVHKDAAGSLSGIDIADLGFDGDIDVTLFAEAQSGLLDDTDRMEAGRALEPGCSAAVLVYENRWAAPFASALRRNGAELVAAGRIPMQSILASLDVE, from the coding sequence GTGAGCGAAAACGATATCGACATGTTGGGTCCCGTCGACTATCTCGTCATCGAATTCCCCGCCGACCGGCCCCCGGACGGCTCGGCACTGCCCCTCCTCCGCGATCTGGTCGAGCGCGGGGTCATCCGCGTGCTCGACCTGGCGTTCGTCCACAAGGACGCCGCCGGATCGCTCTCCGGCATCGACATCGCCGACCTCGGCTTCGACGGAGACATCGACGTCACCCTGTTCGCGGAGGCACAATCGGGCCTGCTGGACGACACCGACCGCATGGAGGCGGGCCGCGCGCTGGAGCCCGGGTGCTCCGCCGCGGTTCTGGTCTACGAGAACAGGTGGGCGGCGCCGTTCGCATCCGCGCTGCGCCGCAACGGCGCCGAATTGGTGGCCGCCGGGCGCATTCCGATGCAGAGCATCCTGGCGTCGCTCGACGTCGAATGA
- a CDS encoding SHOCT domain-containing protein: protein MPGLLRGVARTAVVAGTATAVSNRVSRRQGQRWAAQEPQPAPQQQYAAPPPGGDATMDRITALKELAELKAQGVLTDAEFEAEKARILG from the coding sequence ATGCCCGGACTGCTTCGCGGCGTAGCCCGCACCGCCGTGGTCGCCGGAACCGCGACCGCCGTTTCCAACCGCGTCTCCCGACGGCAGGGACAGCGGTGGGCCGCCCAGGAGCCGCAACCAGCCCCACAACAGCAATACGCGGCGCCGCCGCCCGGCGGCGACGCGACGATGGACCGGATCACCGCCCTCAAGGAACTCGCTGAGCTCAAAGCTCAGGGGGTGCTCACCGATGCCGAGTTCGAGGCGGAGAAAGCCAGAATTCTCGGATAG
- a CDS encoding cation:proton antiporter codes for MTWALPAITAIVLAFAAISGRVPGTPITAPIIFTVGGLVVGSTAVGLIEVENAAETVKLLAEITLALVLFSDASQVNLTTLRAEIALPARLLGIGLPLTIVAGFAAALLVLNELAWPEALLLAVILAPTDAALGQAVVTLPDLPSRVRQGLNVESGLNDGICVPLFLIVLALAHTEADAIGQGAAARLVAEQIGYGSAAGAGAGAIAAAVLITAERRNTIDRAWAQIVPLTTAALAYTLAVPIGGSGFIAAFVGGLVFGALRRRHAPRGGSAGMLEEAGDLFSAVTFIVFGAVLLGPALGHLSWGIVGYALLSLTAVRMIPVALSLIGTRSRPATTAFVGWFGPRGLATIVFVILILEEDRELPHQDLLLAGAVVTIGLSVLAHGLTAAPLAQRYALWFRQDSPPSRPDPSGHP; via the coding sequence GTGACGTGGGCGCTACCCGCGATCACCGCGATCGTGCTCGCCTTCGCGGCGATCTCGGGACGGGTTCCGGGCACGCCGATAACCGCGCCGATCATCTTCACCGTCGGTGGCCTCGTCGTCGGCAGCACAGCCGTCGGCCTGATCGAGGTGGAGAACGCCGCGGAGACGGTCAAACTCCTCGCCGAGATCACGCTCGCCCTTGTACTGTTCTCCGATGCCTCCCAGGTGAACCTGACCACGCTCCGGGCCGAGATCGCCCTGCCCGCCCGGTTGCTCGGGATCGGCCTGCCCCTGACGATCGTCGCCGGGTTCGCCGCCGCTCTGCTCGTGCTGAACGAGCTCGCCTGGCCGGAAGCGCTCCTGCTCGCGGTGATCCTCGCTCCGACCGACGCGGCGCTCGGGCAGGCGGTGGTCACGCTCCCCGATCTGCCCTCGCGTGTGCGGCAGGGCCTGAACGTCGAAAGCGGCCTCAACGACGGCATCTGTGTGCCCCTGTTCCTGATCGTGCTCGCGCTCGCCCACACCGAAGCCGATGCCATCGGGCAGGGCGCCGCCGCCCGGCTCGTCGCGGAGCAGATCGGGTACGGCAGCGCCGCCGGTGCCGGTGCGGGCGCGATCGCCGCCGCGGTCCTGATCACAGCCGAACGCCGCAACACGATCGACCGGGCGTGGGCGCAGATCGTTCCCCTCACCACCGCCGCGCTCGCCTACACCCTCGCCGTGCCGATCGGCGGATCGGGTTTCATCGCCGCGTTCGTCGGCGGGCTGGTCTTCGGGGCGCTACGCCGCCGCCATGCTCCCCGCGGCGGCTCGGCGGGCATGCTCGAAGAAGCGGGCGACCTGTTCAGCGCCGTCACCTTCATCGTCTTCGGTGCCGTGCTGCTCGGGCCCGCGCTCGGCCACCTGTCCTGGGGCATCGTCGGGTATGCCCTGCTGAGCCTGACCGCGGTGCGGATGATCCCGGTCGCGCTGTCGCTGATCGGAACCCGCTCCCGCCCCGCCACCACCGCCTTCGTCGGCTGGTTCGGTCCGCGTGGGCTGGCCACCATCGTCTTCGTCATCTTGATCCTCGAAGAAGACAGAGAGCTGCCGCACCAGGACCTGCTCCTCGCGGGCGCCGTCGTCACGATCGGGTTGTCGGTGCTCGCCCACGGACTCACAGCGGCACCACTGGCCCAGCGTTATGCCCTGTGGTTTCGGCAAGATTCACCTCCGAGCCGTCCCGATCCGAGCGGGCACCCCTGA